The genomic interval CTTCGGCCCGTTCATCAGCGAAGCGACGCACACCGACGCCCGCGCCAGCAAGCAGTTCGCCGTCCCGTCCGTAGATGTGAGCGCCATAGATTCGACCGAAGGAAAAGGCCGATCGCAACGATCGTTGAAGCAGCACCGGCTCGCCGGTGCGAATGGCCTGGTTGAGTGGCTGTTGCAATGACCGGGCGATGAGCTCGATGTCTTCGCGCATCCGCGCTTCGGCTTCCCTTTCCAGCCACGACACCGACAGGTACCCGATGACCCCGACGGCCAGCGTAATGGGGAGAACGACACCAAGCAGCAGGGCCGGGAGCAGCGGCAGCGAAGTGGGTCGAATTGGCAGTGTCATCCGGGCAGTTCCTGTGTCATTTCGGCTCAGTTTGACGGGGTGATGGTGGCGGGGATGGCTCCGGGCCGCCGCATCACCACTTGGCATCGTCCTTGCACCCTCACAGGTGCTTCCATGATGGAAGGTAACATTTGTTCAAACAGGAGAAATTGATGCGACTTCGAACACTGCTTGCCCCGCTTGGTTTGGCTGCCCTGCTGACCCTCTCCCTGGGAGCGGTTGCCCAGGAGACGGATTTCTCGGACCAGCAGCTGGATCAGTTCGTGTCGGCACAGGATGACGTCATGGATATCCGTGACGAGTATGTGCAGCGGATTGAAGCCACTGATGACCGCGACGAGGCCATGGCACTGGAGCAGGAGGCCAACCAGATGATGGTGGAGGCCGTGGAGGACACCGGGCTCACCGTCGAGACCTACAGCGAGATTGCCCAGGCTGCCTCGCAGGACATGGAGCTCGCCGAGCGGATTCAGGCGAAGATGAACTGATCCTGGCGCCATGAAGTCACGCTGGGGGCACCGCCCCCAGCATTCATAATGTTTTACACACGGAAAAATGCAATGAACCTTGATCGGAACAGAAGCCGCAGCCCGTGGGGTATCTTCCTGGCGTCGCTGATTGTCATGACGCTGGCGCTCGGTGCCATCCCTGCCGCCGCCCAGGAGGGCATGGTAGAGGACTGCGAAATCGACGAGTTCGACTTTACTGAGCGGGACGGCCGGCTGCTCATCGAAGGGACGGCCACCTGTTCCCAGGCACGCATGGAGTTTGTGCTATTCGATGATGACACCGGACGGCAGATCGCCGAGGATTTCGTCTATATCATGGATGGCGAGTTTTCCGCCCAGCTGAACGCGCCGGTTCCGGACGCGATCCTGATTGAATACACCATCGAGTAGTTCGCGTCAGAAACGCTCGGCACGGAGCACTTCACAATCCACCACGCTGACGACGCCAATGTGTCGGTGGAGGATTTCGAAAATGCCCTCGAGGAGCGGATCTACCCGTTCCGGGCGGACGATGCACGAGAAGTTGACCATGCCGCTGGCCCGGCCCACTTCCCCTTCGCCACTCCAGTGGCCGGAGCGGCCGGATCCGCTCAAAACGGG from Spiribacter sp. 2438 carries:
- a CDS encoding DUF4168 domain-containing protein, which produces MRLRTLLAPLGLAALLTLSLGAVAQETDFSDQQLDQFVSAQDDVMDIRDEYVQRIEATDDRDEAMALEQEANQMMVEAVEDTGLTVETYSEIAQAASQDMELAERIQAKMN
- a CDS encoding transcriptional regulator, which produces MQTYAAKRVDIVIEAVMEKRLAKALIEADVTGFTVLPVLSGSGRSGHWSGEGEVGRASGMVNFSCIVRPERVDPLLEGIFEILHRHIGVVSVVDCEVLRAERF